The nucleotide window TGAAAGAAGGTCTAGTTATTTCTCATCCTTACCAATACTTGGTTCTTAGTGGATGTGAATAAGTATTGTgggcttttatttgtttttatttttttgagacagtctcttcttTTATATTCCAGGCTGATTTGTAGTTtattatatagctcaggctgataTCAAAGTCATGGCAGTTCTCTTGTCTCATCCTTGCTAgctttgttgtgtttttctttctttcttttattttttaaagttgttttttattttgtgtatgaacattacatacatgtatgtatatatactacatcatgtgtgcctggtgctatcagaggccagaagagggtgtcgaatcctctgggactggagttggagatgattgtgagccatcatgggCACTGGAACCTAAACTTGCGTCTTAGAACAGCAGCTATTGCGCTGTCTTCCTGGCCCGAAAGCGctgtgggttgttttgttttgttttttgtttttgtttttttacactgAACCTACATGCTATACTTTGTCTGGGACTAACTGGCCAGTATTGAAAATTGGTGAGccctaggttcagtgagagacttggTCTCAAGGTTGGCTGGTGGTAGTGGGGCAAGATGGGAGAAAGTATTTGCTGGGTAAGCCTGACAGCTTGAGTTCAGTCTGGAGaccatagtggaaggagagaacagaagaaTCCTGAATGTTTGGCTTTTGACCTCCTAAATGTATgcaattacacacatacacacacacacacacacacacacacacacggacaaatactcataataaaatttaaaaactttctGACAGCTCCCATGATGTATTTTTGTAATATCATGGTTATTGGTTTGCCATTGTATCTCAGTCTCTGGCCTAAGCTCTTGTATAGTAGTAAGTTCAGTAAATGTTTAAATGGCTAAATTACAAGATGACACGTTGGGGAAAGTAGTGTACTTGCTCATTGGGTAAAGCCACACAAGTCTGGCCACCTGAATTGGgcctccagaacccacataaaggtggaagaatGGACTCTAtagagttgttctctgatctcatATCGTGTGTACATACCGACTagtaataacaagaaaaaaatctagaTGTTGAAAATCCACCTATGGCAGTGGTTCATCAACCTTCCTTTAGtatagctcctcatgttgtggtgacctccaaccataaaaatatttttgttgttacttcataactgtaatttcttactgttatgaatcataatataaatattttttccgATGGTATTTGGGAACCCCTGTGAAAGAAAGGATTGTTCAACCCCAAAAGGGTTGTGACCCCCAGCTTGAGAAATACTGACCTGTGTATGGCAAGAACTCTTAAATGTAGTTATAATAGTATTTGAAATAGTTCCTGGCTACATGGTATTTTATATTCTTAGGTTTTACAAGccctttatattattattatcattatcttgAGAAAGGATATTACTGTAGCTCAAGGCTGGCTTAGAACACACTGTGTTGCCAACGCTGGCTTAAATTCATGGTagtctttctgcttcagtttcctgaCAGAGTAAAGGTATGAGCCACTATGGCctgctttgtgtttgtttataaTGTTAGTTAGAAAAACATGACAAAGATAATGCTTTGTGGAAGTGATTTTATACTGTCATTTCATGTTCTTTAAAGTAAAATTAACAGATTTCtgttcctatttttaaaaatataattattgcACAAAAAGTCATTCTATCAGCATTGGAGATTAGAATAAAGACGTTCCTAGCACTCCATACCATTGTTGTGTAACAGACTTGCTGGGGAGAAAAGGGCCTTCCTCATGCCCAAGTCCATTTACCTGTATAGGGAGCTGACTGACTACCAAAGTCCTTGGTGAACCGATGAGTTTGATTAGTTATTTATGGGAATATGGATAAtaggttacttacaggaacagaaaGGACTCAAAGACAACTGCATCGCTAAAGCTGGAAACCTGTAGgtagctcaacaggttggagagtgtcctttccagatGGTTCAGCTGGCGTGGGCCTCGTCCTGGGAGCTCAActggtctctgcttcctggggCTTGTCTGAGTATGAGTTACAGTATTTTATCTACTCTTGGGGAGGGAAAGGCCTAGTTAATCTGGTCCATTTCAGcgacttcctgaagctgtttgGGGTTGTTTACTCCTATCTTAAGCTTCTCTGCAGGATTGAATCAACTCTTCTACATTTGTTTTTATAGACCTAAAGTAGCATCTATAATATTAGCTAATTAGAGCTGGGGAGAAGGCTTAGTTTATAAAATGTTTGCTGTATAATCATGAGGATTAGAGTTTGGAGTCCCAACACCCATATATGAAGCTGGGTGCAGGCAGTGCTCACTAGTAACCCCAGTGTTGGGGAGACAGACAGGAGGATCCGTTAGGGCTTCCTGACCAGCCATTCttgccaatcagtgagctccaggttcgaTGAGAtcatcttaccaaaaaaaaaaaaaaaaaaaaaaaaggaaaaaaaggcaagCAGTAGAGGAAGACATCTGCTGTCAAACTCTGAACTCTGCATGCACATATACGCATCTACCAATAcattacacaaaataaatttttaaaattcagaattgatttgctttttcttcatttaaaatataaaatactattttattttataataatagtgttgtgttttaattttaatctattttaaGATGACTTGGTATATTTAGTAAAAGgtatagttcttttcttttttttttatatttgaaataattttttgttgtttgtttgtttttagctttttgcAGTAGTAGGGATTGACCCCAGAGTGTGTAGGCAAGCCTTTTATCATGGAACAGTGTTCTCAGTCAAAGCTGCTTGCTTGCTTCTATTTTCAGAGGGAATCAGTCTTattatctcatttatttttatgcatatttTCAGAGGGAATCTCATCTCACTTATTtgcatgcatatgagtgttttgcttgtacgtgtgtatgtatgtgcatcacgTGCTCTGAGGAGGGCAGAAGAAGGTGCTGCATCTCCTGGAATTGGTGTACAGTTGCAAGCCACATGGGaatactaggaattgaaccaggtcTTCTGaagagagcagcaagtgctcttaattgagctctctctccagcttctgtttcattttcttctaaagatgtaattaagtattttttaacaattattttatgtgtataggtggtTTACCTTCATGTATGATTGTGTACCATGTACATGGCTGCTGCCTTCAGGAGGCTAGAAAAGGGCATTTAATGCcattggaactggagtcacagacatgAGCTGcttgtggatgttgggaattgaacctggcccctctggaagaggaacaagtgttcttagccactgagccatctatccagcttctaatgtagtttttaaaatagCGTATAAAATAATGGTTTTCATTACTACttttcttttcaattattattgtttttagacATGTATAGAGATTATTTATTCCGAGAGAATTTTCTGGAATAAATTTGTAGCTGTTATTTATGGCCTAAaggttttctttgatttttctcacAGGTGACACAAAGCAGtattaaaattgtaaaataaCATTATCTGCCATTGAAGTTATGGCGATTGGGGTAACAAGAAGTAAAACGGAGGGAGTGATAGCTCAGCTGTTAGGAGCATTTGCTGTTCTCATAGAGGAGCCAGTCCCActtcctgcacacacatggaagtTGAGGTCtccaactctagttccagggcatctgatgctctcttctgcgTATGTGGGCAGCAGGGATACATACATGTAGTGCACATAAACAGGCAAAGTATTCATAGGCATGaactaaaaataaggaaacctCTGAGCTGGggatggtagcacacacctttaatcccagcgcttgtgAGGCGGAGGCAGGCTCATCTCTGAATCctaggccagtcttgtctacatagcaagttttagaacagccagggctacacagagaaaccctgtctcaaaaaaaaaaaaaaacaaaaacaaaaaaaaaaagaaagaaaaaaaacgaaaaacctaaaacaaaacaaaacgcctTCTATATTTGGTTTTTCTCTCTATTCCTCCTTCTCTACCTCCCTTGGCCTCCTGCTTGGTTTTgtctttctacctcttcttcatgattgtgccaccacacctggtataAAAccatcacattatttttttaaaaagtatgtgcaCACTTGTTTCATGCAAAGTACACTTGTGCCATGGAATgtgtatagaggccagaagacaactgtGTTTGTCCTTGCCTTTcatcttgaaacagggtctcttctTGTTGCTGTGTTCCTTAGCTACCTGGCCTATAAACCTCAGGAGGTTAtcttgttctattgctatgactgCTGGATTACAGCCTTGAGCACTGgctttatgtaggttctggggatctgaatgtAGGTCTTCACAGTATGGCAAGTCCTTTAACTACTGAATGATCTACCAACCCCAAACTGCCACAGTTCTTAATAGGTGTTGAATGTCTTTAATACTGTTATTAGAGCCAGGTGTGATAGTATAAACCTGTAATCCTAGAATTTGGGGAGTGGAGGCTGGCTTGGGCTGCaccttaaaatgaacaaaacaaaaaaacctaaatcCCAAACCAAACCCCCAAAACTGTCAGCTCTAACAAAAGCTTTTCACCTTTCTTAACAGTTTTTTATGCATTGAGTATCTTTAGGTCTTGATAGAGTGAATAAGAAAGGTAAAAATAAGagaatactttcaagaaaatgtAATTTAACAGTGTGAGGTTGTGTGTTTCAGTTTGGAAATACCCTGGGCCTCTGCTAGACCAAAAGCAAATCAGTTTGTGGGAATCCTATGTTTACTCGGCAGCCTTTTTGATCATTGTGAGATACATTCATGTTGACCCTAATCTTATGTAAAAGtcaaaccataaaaaaaaaatatattgtcttCAATCAGTTTTGAAGTACTGGATTTTGAGTAAATAGGGTTTGTgttatggtggcacatgcctgtaatcccatcactttgAAGACTTGAAGCAATATGGTTGCTGCAAGATTGAAGTTAGCCTGAGCTTACATATCAAGACTGTCTCACCCCCTTCCTCCTACCATAACAAAGGGACCTCTATATTGGAAAGTTTTGCTCTGGGTTTAGAGCCACATTTTAAGTAGGATTTTGCTACCTAAGTACTACTTTATCTGTGTGACCTTACACAAGTTACTTATTTTAACAGTTAGCTCTGCTTATTTTTTAGTTTGCCTTGAAACTGGAATACTGCTGTCCAGTATTCCTAGTAGTATTCATGTTGGGAATAGTTCATCTAGTTTTTGATGCTGTATTAAGTAGACTGCTAAGTTCATGTTATGAACTGTATGTTTAATGAAGGAGACACAAAAGTGCACATTTCACTTGTTTTTTCTTCTACTAGAAATCTTTTAGCTATTCAAAGTCAGAGTCAATTTTGTAGTAATGGTTGGCTTCAGGAAGTTGTTTTCCCCAGAAGAGGCAGAAGGCTGTTTTTAAAGCTTTTGTTCATCTTCTTGAGGGCTACACCACCTCGCTGTCACGTTTTCTGATGTTGTCCATCATACTTCTGAGAGGGTTCGGCTCACTTTTCAAGTCCTTCACGGTTTTGTTCTTAGCACAACAACAACAGTCAAGTACTTCGTAAAGGAAAGCCAGCACGACTAAGGACACCACAGTAAATATGAACAAAAGCAGGATGACAAAGCAGGCAGTGTTCCAGTTATCATGGAAAGGGTAAATTTTCTGGACCTGAAATCCAAGGTACTGATACACAGAGGTTGTGGTTTCATTCCAGTGGCTGGAAGCCATCCTTGAGGCCACCTGTAGTGCCGTTTGGAATCTACACAAAGGgagaaaatgaatatatatagcCAAACTACAGATTTGTGCATTCAGATCTCAGTACTAAGTTTCTTAGTAAATTTATATAGTCACTGTGGACCTACTGTCTAACAAAATTAATGActgaattacatttaaaaatttttttgtgtgtttatccCAGTTAGCAAATTATACTCTAGTTTTTATGCATTTCACTTACTAGATAATATTTGTGTTTAGGCTTCTTGCAcacacagaatgaaaaaaaaattttacttaTGGCGTTTACTGCTCATAACGGGGAAGCAACTGCTGGTTTGAACCCTGACTAAAGCAGTGGCCAGTGAGCAATCACCTAAAACCACGGACAGTCTTCTCAGTACCTTTCAAGTTCTTCTCACTTTGGTTCTAAGTGTTTTTGTTTCCTATTGCCACTTCTGTTAGCTTCCATCTGAATCTGGAAATTGTAGCCAATACAAAATAAAGTAGATATAACTTCAGGGCTGTCaggatggctcaggaggtaaagatgcttgcttcTAAACCTAATGACTTGAATTTGATCTCAGAGCTATGTGGTAGATAGAACTGATTTTGCATGTTTCTCTGTGATCTCTGTTTGCCTTCCATGGAATGTGGGATGACCCTCTCCCATGAATAAAAACGTGGTTTTAAAAACAGTAGACAGATTTAGCCCTTTAAGAATTGT belongs to Meriones unguiculatus strain TT.TT164.6M chromosome 4, Bangor_MerUng_6.1, whole genome shotgun sequence and includes:
- the Smim18 gene encoding small integral membrane protein 18, producing the protein MASSHWNETTTSVYQYLGFQVQKIYPFHDNWNTACFVILLLFIFTVVSLVVLAFLYEVLDCCCCAKNKTVKDLKSEPNPLRSMMDNIRKRDSEVV